A region of the Paenibacillus sp. J23TS9 genome:
AGAGCCATGGCTGATCTGGACGCTCGGGGCATCGCTTATGATGCTGACATTCCAGTCGGAGTCATGATTGAGATCCCGGCTGCCGCGATGATTGCCGATCTGTTGGCGGAGGAGAGCGACTTCTTCAGCATAGGCACCAATGATCTGGTGCAGTATGTACTTGCCGTAGATCGGATGAACGAGCAGATTGCCCATATGTACCATCCGTATCATCCAGCGATACTTCGCATGCTCCGTACGATTGTAGATGCTGCTCGTAATGCGGGTATTCCCGTGAGCGTATGTGGTGAAATGGCTGGAGACGAGCGATCCATTCCGCTGTGGCTTGAACTTGGTGTTCATGATCTGAGCATGTCGATCCAGTCGCTGCTTCGGGTGAAGCACCGTATATTGAATACATCGGCTTTGGAAGCGTGCAGTACCGCACAGCAATGCTACAAGCTTGCGACCAGCACGGAAATTGAAAAGCTGCTGACAGACTTTAATGAATCCAGCCGGGTGGAGAACCAAGCGCGTAAGATGGATAAGGGGAAAGACAGTCACGTTTCATGAAACTAACGTTTTTGCATAATGAGGTCCACGGCATGCCATTGCATGCCGTGGGCTTTTTTTGTTTTTATTTTCATGCATAAAGGCATGAAGGAGATGGTCTTTTTGGTAAATAAAACAGCTAGCCTCGGGAGGAAGGAATCGGGGGAGGATGAGGCGAATATCAACAGCAACTGAAATATTGCGCTCATCTGAGTAGATAGATAGAAATCGTTGAGGTGGTAACATGTCCATGAAATGTAACTGCGAGCAAAATTTGAAGCTCGAGCTTCGCACAGTGATGTATACACGGAGTGTCATGATCCGTCATGTTCCGGTGCTTGTTTGCGACCACTGTTTAACTTATGAACTTATTCCTTCCATGAGACCCGACCTGAAGAAGTGCGTGGATCTGCTTGGTCCGGATCCTTCGAAAACCAGCTTTTCGCTGACCGACTATCATGAATTGGCCAATTTGGTATATGAAGTACTGGCAGATGGGGAATATTCCGAAGATAATGTAAACCGCAGGTTGGATTATGAGATTCAGGAACGCATCAACCTGCTTCTGGATTTATACAGAATGGCAGAAAGCCTGCAGGATGAGGCATGGTTTGAGGAAATACGGCTCAGGCTTTCGCAGCTGTCTGTAATTTTGCCGGAAATGAATGTATTTCATGCAGATGTTTGAAACATAAACGGTTTTCAGAATTATTTTCATAGTAAGTTGGATTTTTCACGAGCTTTTTGATACGATAGAGTAAGGATTTTAATCGAAAAAAGGGGATGTATATCAAATGGCGACGATGACCAAACTGACTACTAGCGACCAGCTGCAGACTGCATTGGAAGCCTCAAAAGATAAACCTCTGCTTCTTTTTAAACACAGCACGCGCTGTCCGATCAGTGCCGGGGCCCATCAGCAGGTAATGTCATACTTACAAAAAGAGCCAAACGAAGCGGTAGAATACGCTTTAATCCATGTAGTGGAGGATCGTCCGGTTTCGCTTGAAGCGGCGGATGTTCTCGGTGTTCAGCATGAATCCCCTCAGGTGATTCTGGTCAAAAATCAGGCGCCTGTCTGGCATACATCTCATTCCCACATTACTGTGGATGCTTTGAAGCAGCATTTAGAAAGCTAGTAAAGCGTTATCATTGCAGAATGCGACAATTTGTCGTATCATTATTTTAATGGGTTGACGAATGAAAATTTATTGGCAATGGAGAGAAGGAATTTGACGGTAACCATTTACGATGTGGCGCGTGAAGCAGGCGTATCGATGGCGACGGTATCGCGGGTTGTAAACAACAACCCCAACGTGAAGCCTCAGACCCGGAAAAAAGTATATGAAGCAATTGAACGTTTGGGATATCGTCCGAATGCAGTGGCAAGAGGTCTTGCGAGCAAAAAGACGACAACAGTCGGGGTCGTTATTCCCGATATCTCGAACTCTATTTTCGCTGAAATTGCCCGGGGTATTGAAGATATTGCCAACATGTACCACTATAATATTATTTTGTGTAACGCTGACAAGAAGAAGGAAAAGGAAATCCGTGTCATCAACACACTGCTCGAGAAGCAGGTGGACGGACTGCTCTTTATGGGCGGTACGGTAACAGAGGAACATATTCAGGCTTTCCAGACCTCTGCAGTTCCAATCGTGCTCTGCGCGACGCGGGATGAGAACGGGAATTATCCGTCCGTCGATATCGATCATGAAGCCGCGGCATACGATGCTGTTAATACGCTGATTCGTCATGGCCATCGTGAAATTGCGATGATCAGCGGCACGCTTCAGGATCCTGCGAATGGCTATTCGCGTTTTCAGGGTTACAAGAAAGCACTGGAGAATGCAGGTATTGAATACCAAGAGGACTTGGTTCGCATTGGCAACTACCGCTATGAATCCGGCGTAGAAGCGATGAAATATTTCCTTGGTCTGAAGAAGAAGCCAACGGCTGTCTTCGCAGCGACGGATGAAATGGGCATCGGTGCCATTCACAGCATTCAGGACGAAGGCTTGAAAGTGCCTGACGACTTCTCTGTCATCAGTGTCGATAATACACGTATGGCTTCCATGGTACGTCCTTTGCTTACTACGGTAGCACAGCCGATGTACGATCTTGGCGCAGTTGCAATGCGTTTATTGACCAAGCTGATGAAGAAGGAAAATGTGGACAACCCTCGGGTTATTTTGCCGCATGAAACGATTCTGCGCTTATCTGTAAGCCATGTGAACGAATAAGGAACAAAGTCTCTTGAACACGAGATGAGAAGGTTAAGATATACTGAAAAAAGCTCCTTACGGGAGCTTTTTTTAAGTCTGAAATCTATCATAATAAGGGAGAAGAGAAAACATGCCGGAAACGATCGGAATTATCGGGGCAATGGACGAAGAAGTTGAGCTTCTTCTGGCTGGAATGCAAAACGCAGAGACTGTCGATAAAGCGGGAATCCGTTATTACAAAGGTACATATCAGCATCAGGATATTGTCGTATGCAAATCCGGTGTTGGCAAAGTAAATGCAGCGGTAACCACGCAGATTCTGATTGATTCCCTCGGAGTATCCAAAGTGCTGTTCACAGGCGTGGCAGGCGCGGTTCACCCGCAACTGAATATTGGAGACATCGTTATTTCCTCCGAATGCCTGCAGCATGATATGGACGTGACTGCGCTTGGGTTTGAGCGTGGGGTTATTCCTTATCAGGAGGTATCGGCATTTCAAGCTGACCCAGCGCTCGTCGCTCTGGCTGAGAAGGCTTGCGGTGAACTGGGTGAGGTGAACTGCATAGTCGGCCGCGTACTGTCAGGTGATCAGTTCATCGCCAGTGTAGAGCAGGTTACCTGGTTCTATGAGCATCTGCAAGGTGCATGTGTGGAAATGGAAGGGGCATCTGTCGCTCAGGTCTGTTATATGAACAGAGTGCCTTTTGTCATCATCCGCTCTATGTCGGATAAAGCTGACGGCTCGGCGCACGCGAACTTCGCTGAATTTACCGTTGCTTCCTCACGCCGCTCCCATGCCATTTTGGATTATATGCTTTCGCATATTTAAGTTGATGGCTGTGCTATCTATCCGTAACGAAACAACTCCGGAAGAATCATTTCCGGAGTTGTTTTTATATTGTGATTATCTAGTAGGACTTAATACATAAAACGCTGCTGAAAACGAATTCGGTCAAACTGCTCCTTTGAGGAGATCGGGACGTCCCGTCCTATTCTGACCATCAAGCAGTTAGCCGGATGTGAGCATATTTCCGGATCATCTGTTGCGTACCAGACCATATCGACAACCTTCATGAGCCGTTCCATCATTTTACGGTAATCCCACACACTAAGACCGCTGGTCTTTAAATCCCAGTGCCAGTAGTATTCCGTCGTGAACACGATATATTGTTCCATCTGGCCATCCTCGAAGGCGGTTTTGATCATTTTCTGCCCTAGGCCAAGCGAGCGGTAGTCATTGGCGACCTCGATTGCTCCGAGCTCAATCAGATCCTTCATGCTGCCCTGGGACCAACGCTCCTGCTCGTCCGGATAATGGAAGGTAACATATCCGACAATCATATTTTCTTCCCGGGTTAATATGATTCGACCTTCTTCCAGACCCGCAATCTCAACGAGCGCTTTATGCTGCTCTGCCGGGCGGCGGAAAGCATCAAGATCGGGGTGCATGGTCAGTTCTGCTAATCTTCCGGGCGGCACCGGCCCCTCAATGACCAGGCAGCGCTCTTCAAGAGGTATGGTTTGTACATGGTACAGTTTAAGGTGTTCCATCTGGACGCTCCTTTCTGCTTCTAATCCTACTTATAGCAAAAAAACAAATAAATGAAAAGCGATGGCAGGAACTTTCATCCTATGCTATAATGATTTCTGACATAAAATAGCCACATCTTTTGATCTTTTTAACCATCTGCCAGACCTGCTGTAACATGTGATTTACGCTTACCTAGATAAATTGAAACTAAAGAAGGATAACCATCTTTTTTATCAGCAACATGAATCAAAAATGAAGGATTAAACTTTTGTTCAATTTATATAGCAATCATCAAAAGCTTTTGTTTTGAAGACTGATTACGTGTGTATGTTGTCATTATGGCATGAACTCATACAAGATTGTAAGCGCTGCCCTATCAATTGGGAGAACAGAGGGAGGATGAAAGTATGGATCAAAATCAAAATGAAATTTTAAAAAGCGTTGTCCAAGCGTCCAATTTGGGTGATTACGAGGAAGCACGTTCACAGTTTCAATGGGAAGAGGTAGAAAAGCATTTTAGCTGGTACACGACAGGCAAAGTCAATATGGCATATGAGGCTGTTGACCGTCATGTTGAGGAAGGCCGAGGAGATAGAAATGCTTTGCTATACAGTGATGCTTCGCGTGATGAAAGCTACACCTTCGCGGATCTGAAGGAACAGTCGGATAAATTCGGCAACGTTCTTCGTAAACACGGAATCGGCAAAGGGGACCGGGTATTTATCTTTATGCCACGCAGTCCAGAACTCTATTTCTCTCTCATGGGCATTTTGAAAGTGGGAGCCATTGTAGGGCCGCTATTTGAAGCGTTTATGGAAACAGCCGTCAAGGACCGTCTGGAAGACAGTGGTGCCGTTGCTCTCGTAACGACAAGCCAGCTCCTGGGACGTGTCAAGCGTGACGAGCTGCCTGATTTGAAACATATTATCGTCATAGGCGACAACGTGGACGAGGACGAGCAAATTGCTGACTACGCGAAGGAAATGAAGGAAGCTTCTTCGGATCTTCAAATCGAATGGCTTGATCGCAATGACGGATTGATTATACATTATACATCTGGATCGACGGGTAAACCGAAAGGCGTATTCCATGTTCAGAATGCGATGGTTCAGCATTATTATACCGGTAAAATGGTACTTGATTTACGTGAAGATGATATTTACTGGTGTACAGCCGACCCAGGATGGGTAACGGGTACTTCTTACGGAATCTTCGCTCCTTGGCTGAACGGTGTAACGAATGTTATCCGCGGTGGCCGATTTAGTCCGCAGGACTGGTACGGAACCATTGATAAATACAATGTTTCAGTATGGTACAGTGCTCCGACAGCATTCCGGATGCTGATGGGAGCGGGATCGGATGTCATTTCCCAGTTTAATCTGAGCAGCTTGCGCCATGTCCTCTCCGTAGGCGAGCCTCTGAACCCAGAAGTGGTACGTTGGGGTCAAAAGGTATATGGTCAGCGCATTCATGACACGTGGTGGATGACGGAAACCGGCGGACATCTAATCTGTAACTATCCTTCTATGGATATTAAACCTGGATCCATGGGCCGTCCGATTCCGGGCGTACAGGCTGCGATTCTTGATGATAAAGGCAACGAAGTTCCACCTTACACGATGGGGAATCTTGCCATTAAAACACCATGGCCTTCCATGATGAATCAAATTTGGAACAATCCTACCAAATATCAGGAGTACTTCCGGATTCCGGGTTGGTATATTTCCGGAGACTCGGCTTACATGGACGAAGAGGGGTATTTCTGGTTCCAAGGCCGTGTCGACGATGTTATTAACTCTTCCGGCGAACGAATTGGACCTTTTGAAGTTGAGAGTAAGCTGGTTGAGCATCCTGCGGTGGCTGAGGCTGGCGTCATTGGCAAACCTGATGCTACCCGAGGTGAGATCATTAAGGCATTCATCTCGCTCCGTGAAGGTTACGAGGAATCCGAAGAGCTGAAGAACGAAATTTATAAATTTGTGAAAGAAGGACTTTCCGCTCACGCGGCGCCACGCGAAATTGAATTCCGCGATAAGCTGCCGAAGACGAGATCCGGTAAGATAATGCGCCGGGTACTCAAAGCATGGGAGCTCAAATTGCCTACGGGTGATCTTTCTACAATTGAAGATTAATAGGGAATTTATAAATATGTATTAATAAAAGGAAGCACCGGATGATATGTTCGGGGCTTCCTTTTTTATCTAAACAAGCGTTTAAGTTGAGCGTCTGATGCTGAGATTCTGAAAGAATTTCATGTATAAAAAAAAGTAGAGACCCTGCAAATGCAGGATCTCTACCTCGAAACCAGGTATGCAAATTACTTTTTCTCGTAGAAGGAAGCAGCAGATGGCTGCGATTCACCTAGCGCGTTAACGGCTGTCACCCGGAAGTAACCTTTCATTGGAGCGGTTGTGACGAACTGGAAGCCCGCTTCATGGCTGGAGCCAATAATGTTATATGGGCCCCCAGGTTTTTCACTGTATGAAACGTTATATGCCGTAACCATGTCCTCAGGACGTGATGGATTCCACTGGAACAGGATTCCATTATCTAGCGGTGCTATTTGCAGCGCTGTTGGAGAGGAGGGCGCGGCTACGGGCCCTTGCCCTGGATCGCTCCCATCCGGAATATCCGGAATATCTGTACCTGGATCGAGATCACCTGGATCGGAAGGGTCGCCAATTTCTCCAGGTTGATCAATATTTCCGCTGCCCTGACTGTTGACGGTTGCACTTGGTACTGACTCTTTGCCTGCGACATCCACAGCAGTGACATAGAAGCTTGAACCCGAATCAGCAGAATTACTAAAGTTGTACGCATTGCCTGTAAGCACGACACTTCCTGTATTTTGGAAGGGGCCGCCGTTCTGGGAGCGGTACAACCTGTAGCCGACAACATCAGCCTGACCAGACGGACTGAAGGTAATGCTTGCCTTGCTTCCATTCAGAGTCATTCTGACGCTAGAAGGAGCCGTAGGGGCGCTTCCGTCGTCTACTCGAGGATCAATTTCCGTCGGCATATCTTCACCTGCATCTCGCGGAATGTAGGTTGATAAAGGCTCATGTCCTCCGCGCATTTTGGCGAATGCCGCTTCAAGCTCTTTGATGAGTTCCTGAATCGGTTTTTCACGTTTGACGACAACTTTTTCCT
Encoded here:
- the acsA gene encoding acetate--CoA ligase, producing MDQNQNEILKSVVQASNLGDYEEARSQFQWEEVEKHFSWYTTGKVNMAYEAVDRHVEEGRGDRNALLYSDASRDESYTFADLKEQSDKFGNVLRKHGIGKGDRVFIFMPRSPELYFSLMGILKVGAIVGPLFEAFMETAVKDRLEDSGAVALVTTSQLLGRVKRDELPDLKHIIVIGDNVDEDEQIADYAKEMKEASSDLQIEWLDRNDGLIIHYTSGSTGKPKGVFHVQNAMVQHYYTGKMVLDLREDDIYWCTADPGWVTGTSYGIFAPWLNGVTNVIRGGRFSPQDWYGTIDKYNVSVWYSAPTAFRMLMGAGSDVISQFNLSSLRHVLSVGEPLNPEVVRWGQKVYGQRIHDTWWMTETGGHLICNYPSMDIKPGSMGRPIPGVQAAILDDKGNEVPPYTMGNLAIKTPWPSMMNQIWNNPTKYQEYFRIPGWYISGDSAYMDEEGYFWFQGRVDDVINSSGERIGPFEVESKLVEHPAVAEAGVIGKPDATRGEIIKAFISLREGYEESEELKNEIYKFVKEGLSAHAAPREIEFRDKLPKTRSGKIMRRVLKAWELKLPTGDLSTIED
- a CDS encoding 5'-methylthioadenosine/adenosylhomocysteine nucleosidase, producing the protein MPETIGIIGAMDEEVELLLAGMQNAETVDKAGIRYYKGTYQHQDIVVCKSGVGKVNAAVTTQILIDSLGVSKVLFTGVAGAVHPQLNIGDIVISSECLQHDMDVTALGFERGVIPYQEVSAFQADPALVALAEKACGELGEVNCIVGRVLSGDQFIASVEQVTWFYEHLQGACVEMEGASVAQVCYMNRVPFVIIRSMSDKADGSAHANFAEFTVASSRRSHAILDYMLSHI
- the ccpA gene encoding catabolite control protein A; amino-acid sequence: MTVTIYDVAREAGVSMATVSRVVNNNPNVKPQTRKKVYEAIERLGYRPNAVARGLASKKTTTVGVVIPDISNSIFAEIARGIEDIANMYHYNIILCNADKKKEKEIRVINTLLEKQVDGLLFMGGTVTEEHIQAFQTSAVPIVLCATRDENGNYPSVDIDHEAAAYDAVNTLIRHGHREIAMISGTLQDPANGYSRFQGYKKALENAGIEYQEDLVRIGNYRYESGVEAMKYFLGLKKKPTAVFAATDEMGIGAIHSIQDEGLKVPDDFSVISVDNTRMASMVRPLLTTVAQPMYDLGAVAMRLLTKLMKKENVDNPRVILPHETILRLSVSHVNE
- a CDS encoding GNAT family N-acetyltransferase — its product is MEHLKLYHVQTIPLEERCLVIEGPVPPGRLAELTMHPDLDAFRRPAEQHKALVEIAGLEEGRIILTREENMIVGYVTFHYPDEQERWSQGSMKDLIELGAIEVANDYRSLGLGQKMIKTAFEDGQMEQYIVFTTEYYWHWDLKTSGLSVWDYRKMMERLMKVVDMVWYATDDPEICSHPANCLMVRIGRDVPISSKEQFDRIRFQQRFMY
- the ytxJ gene encoding bacillithiol system redox-active protein YtxJ — translated: MATMTKLTTSDQLQTALEASKDKPLLLFKHSTRCPISAGAHQQVMSYLQKEPNEAVEYALIHVVEDRPVSLEAADVLGVQHESPQVILVKNQAPVWHTSHSHITVDALKQHLES